The Desulfomicrobium escambiense DSM 10707 genome includes a region encoding these proteins:
- a CDS encoding class I SAM-dependent methyltransferase, whose translation MYGSEKRHAESNLLKKIGYALLGELHVPGRLRAYHVQRKIRELGFAPEDGLRVLDAGCGRGDLVVSFSKANPSWQVTGIDLEPERIAIARAVRDRIGLKNAEYIEGSVLELSHDGRYDMVTCCDVLEHIQDDVSVMKKFHGSLKRGGVLLLTFPSIPQRRHLGLVKWRERRIGFSNEDYGHVRDGYSIDQIRGILTGIGFRDVACAYTFGLWGTLCFDLFFAAGDNRPNPVVFLLLFPVLMGLAFLDVHFPSRQGSALLVTAYK comes from the coding sequence GTGTACGGTTCAGAAAAACGACATGCCGAAAGCAACCTGTTGAAGAAGATTGGGTATGCCCTACTGGGAGAGCTTCACGTTCCCGGGCGCCTGCGCGCCTACCATGTGCAGCGGAAGATCCGGGAACTCGGTTTCGCGCCCGAGGACGGATTGCGCGTTCTCGATGCGGGCTGCGGGCGCGGCGACCTGGTTGTGAGCTTTTCGAAGGCCAATCCTTCCTGGCAGGTGACGGGCATCGACCTCGAACCCGAGCGGATTGCGATCGCCCGGGCGGTGCGGGACAGGATCGGGTTGAAAAATGCGGAATATATCGAAGGTTCCGTGTTGGAACTGAGCCACGACGGGCGGTACGACATGGTTACATGCTGCGATGTCCTTGAACACATACAAGATGACGTCTCCGTCATGAAAAAGTTCCATGGCAGCCTGAAGCGCGGCGGGGTGCTGCTGCTGACGTTCCCGTCAATCCCGCAGCGAAGGCATCTCGGGCTGGTCAAATGGAGGGAGCGACGCATCGGATTCAGCAACGAAGACTACGGCCATGTCAGGGACGGGTATTCGATCGACCAAATCCGGGGCATCCTCACGGGGATCGGCTTCAGGGACGTCGCGTGCGCGTACACGTTCGGCCTGTGGGGGACGCTGTGCTTCGACCTGTTCTTTGCGGCCGGCGACAATCGTCCAAACCCAGTGGTCTTCCTGCTGCTTTTTCCTGTGCTGATGGGCTTGGCGTTCCTGGATGTCCACTTTCCATCCCGACAGGGGTCGGCGCTCCTGGTCACGGCGTACAAATAG
- the udk gene encoding uridine kinase: MAMKDDCYVIGICGGSGAGKTTLATMLARAFLPEQVALVSQDRYYRDLSHLLPRERAGVNFDHPDALEWELLRDHLCELKSRRDVRAPAYDFATHTRNGEAAIQASRIVILEGHLIFHAEPVRRLLDLKVYLHQEPDVLLTRRIMRDVQERGRSLDMVIDQYFSTVRTMYYDYVVPSRKWADVDVLFDDSELCVQKIMKTISDL, from the coding sequence ATGGCAATGAAGGACGACTGCTATGTCATCGGAATCTGCGGCGGGTCAGGGGCGGGCAAGACCACCCTGGCCACGATGCTGGCCCGAGCCTTTCTGCCCGAGCAGGTCGCCCTTGTGTCGCAGGATCGTTACTACCGGGATCTTTCCCATCTCCTGCCACGGGAAAGAGCGGGCGTGAACTTCGACCATCCCGACGCGTTGGAGTGGGAACTGCTGCGCGATCATTTGTGCGAACTGAAATCGCGTCGGGATGTCCGCGCGCCCGCATACGACTTCGCCACGCACACACGAAACGGCGAGGCAGCAATTCAGGCATCCCGGATCGTCATCCTCGAAGGACACTTGATTTTTCATGCGGAACCCGTCCGCAGGTTGCTGGACTTGAAAGTGTATCTCCATCAGGAGCCAGATGTACTGCTCACGAGAAGGATCATGCGTGATGTACAAGAAAGAGGTAGATCGTTGGATATGGTCATTGACCAATATTTTTCAACGGTAAGAACAATGTACTATGATTATGTAGTGCCGAGCAGAAAGTGGGCAGATGTCGATGTTTTGTTTGATGATTCGGAGCTATGCGTCCAAAAAATAATGAAAACCATATCTGATTTGTGA